Proteins from a genomic interval of Nostoc sp. TCL240-02:
- the pstC gene encoding phosphate ABC transporter permease subunit PstC — protein MANSSDDSNLGDESFNLTGVSGANFWFDQGFTRLVYFFAVITVAVLFLMSWVIFSEALPAIKQFGLGFLWGKDWDTGNQIFGALPYIYGTLVSSAIAILFAVPVGMAVALVTSENFLPTSLRTIVAFVVELIAAIPSVIIGLWAIFVFIPVLEPLQKWLANTFKWIPLFNTEDPSGTNMLTAGVILAIMILPTMAAISRDVLMAIPKELRSASMALGGTRWETIFRVLLPSGFSGIVSAAMLALGRALGETMAVTMLIGNSAQISASLLDPAYTIPSVLANEFAEAEPGLHIGALSYLGLILFGLTLAVNIGAVLLVKWVGRKNK, from the coding sequence ATGGCAAATTCATCAGATGATTCAAATCTCGGCGATGAAAGTTTCAATTTAACAGGTGTCAGTGGTGCAAATTTCTGGTTTGACCAAGGTTTTACACGGCTAGTATACTTTTTTGCTGTGATTACTGTTGCAGTACTATTTTTGATGAGTTGGGTAATTTTCTCAGAAGCTCTACCAGCCATCAAGCAGTTTGGACTGGGGTTTTTGTGGGGAAAAGATTGGGATACAGGTAATCAGATTTTTGGTGCATTACCCTATATTTATGGAACTCTGGTAAGTAGTGCGATCGCTATTTTATTTGCTGTCCCGGTGGGAATGGCAGTAGCCTTAGTCACGAGTGAAAATTTCTTACCTACATCGCTGCGAACTATCGTAGCATTTGTTGTGGAATTAATTGCAGCAATTCCCAGTGTAATTATTGGTCTATGGGCGATTTTTGTCTTTATTCCAGTTTTAGAACCTCTACAAAAGTGGCTAGCCAATACTTTTAAATGGATACCACTGTTTAATACAGAAGATCCTTCTGGGACTAATATGTTGACTGCTGGAGTTATTCTAGCCATCATGATTTTGCCCACAATGGCAGCAATTAGCCGTGATGTCTTAATGGCTATCCCTAAAGAATTACGTAGTGCATCTATGGCTTTGGGTGGCACTCGTTGGGAAACAATTTTTCGAGTCTTGCTACCATCGGGATTTTCTGGAATTGTGAGTGCAGCCATGCTTGCTTTAGGACGTGCTTTGGGTGAAACAATGGCTGTCACTATGTTGATTGGCAACTCTGCTCAAATCAGCGCTTCTTTACTCGATCCAGCTTATACAATTCCCTCTGTATTAGCTAATGAATTTGCTGAAGCTGAACCGGGATTACATATAGGTGCTTTAAGCTATTTGGGATTGATTTTGTTTGGATTGACTCTAGCTGTAAATATTGGCGCTGTACTATTGGTGAAGTGGGTTGGTAGGAAAAATAAATGA
- the pstA gene encoding phosphate ABC transporter permease PstA has translation MSGYIQSETDESLVTELCSPLPTERVIFTYAMNAIAFGFTGLALIPLLSILWEIFIRGISGLKSEMFVKAVIDNGFGNAILGTIIMVIIGSILSIPTGIMTGIFLAEFGQSNTIASLVRFITSILTGVPSIVVGVFAYGVIVLVTKGFSAIAGGFALAVIMLPVIILTTEESLKLIPTSQRLASAALGGTRFQTTFRIVVTTAIPGITTGILLAVARAAGETAPLIFTALFSLDWSEGLLSPTASLPVLIFNLYNDPDPEKSQLVWTTSIVLLGLILCVSIISRLVIRQRRIK, from the coding sequence ATGAGTGGTTACATCCAGTCAGAAACGGATGAATCTTTGGTGACAGAATTATGCAGTCCTCTGCCAACAGAGCGAGTAATATTTACATACGCAATGAATGCGATCGCTTTTGGTTTTACAGGTCTAGCACTCATTCCTTTATTATCAATTTTGTGGGAAATTTTCATCCGGGGAATATCTGGACTCAAATCTGAAATGTTTGTCAAAGCAGTGATTGATAATGGCTTTGGCAATGCCATCCTGGGAACCATAATTATGGTGATAATTGGTTCTATTTTAAGCATTCCCACAGGGATTATGACAGGAATTTTCTTAGCAGAATTTGGACAAAGCAACACAATTGCTAGTCTTGTTCGTTTTATCACCAGCATTCTTACAGGCGTGCCTTCAATCGTTGTAGGTGTATTCGCTTATGGCGTGATAGTTTTAGTAACTAAAGGATTTAGTGCGATCGCAGGTGGTTTTGCTTTAGCCGTAATTATGCTACCTGTGATTATACTGACAACAGAAGAATCCTTAAAACTGATTCCCACATCTCAACGCCTCGCCTCTGCTGCTTTAGGTGGAACTCGCTTCCAAACTACTTTTCGCATTGTTGTCACTACTGCAATCCCCGGAATTACTACAGGCATTTTATTAGCTGTAGCCCGTGCTGCTGGTGAAACAGCACCCTTAATTTTTACTGCTTTATTTAGTCTAGATTGGTCAGAAGGATTGTTAAGTCCAACAGCTTCTTTACCAGTATTGATTTTTAACCTCTACAACGATCCCGACCCAGAAAAAAGCCAATTGGTATGGACTACTTCTATAGTTTTACTCGGCTTAATTTTATGTGTCAGCATTATTTCTCGCTTAGTTATTAGACAGAGAAGAATAAAATGA